In one Alnus glutinosa chromosome 14, dhAlnGlut1.1, whole genome shotgun sequence genomic region, the following are encoded:
- the LOC133857421 gene encoding zinc finger BED domain-containing protein RICESLEEPER 2-like, producing MVVEHVLFNKFMRANTPYWQKISRATVKSDCISTYEIEKKKLKNLLRNVNKVNITTDMWTSSQRVSYMVVTCHFVDSWWHLQKRVLNFFNVPPPYSGVIIADALQKSFIELRIENKVSTITVDNARNNDVAIRILKDDFSLKKTLAIKGQLFHVCCCAHITNLLVQDGISQIGDIVDCFRDDIKYIVASEGRLKQFAEIAKQLQLSYKKLILDVPTRWNSTYMMLSTALEFREVFPRYEDRDQSFRWVPSVDDWVKVENVCHVLEVFNEVTKIVSGSNYPTSNLFLPEVWRIRDVLGKKSKDANVYVRTMAEKMYLKFDKYWGECNLLMAIGAVLDPRFKLKLVQFCFPEIYEEPEATRNVEKVHSILNELYGEYVDAHNLSAAPNHGYQSNSNSASSSSDGSSSGVQRSTKSGMAMFNSFVRSVDTFQPVKSDLEIYLEEDVYICDEGADLKFDALEWWKSHQLKYHILSKMARDILSIPITTVSSESTFSAGGRVIDPYRASLSTKTVEILLCGADWVRALHGLSKSSNLDEPSLVEIDLP from the exons ATGGTAGTGGAACATGTTTTGTTTAACAAGTTTATGAGGGCTAACACTCCTTATTGGCAAAAGATATCACGTGCAACTGTTAAAAGTGATTGTATATCTACCtatgaaatagagaaaaagaagcTGAAAAATTTGTTGAGAAATGTTAACAAAGTAAACATAACTACTGATATGTGGACCTCAAGTCAGAGAGTGTCTTATATGGTAGTTACATGTCATTTTGTTGATTCTTGGTGGCATTTACAAAAACgtgttttgaacttttttaatgtcCCACCCCCTTATAGTGGTGTTATAATTGCTGATGCACTTCAAAAGAGTTTCATTGAGTTGAGAATTGAGAATAAGGTATCTACAATAACAGTAGACAATGCAAGAAACAATGATGTGGCCATTCGAATTTTAAAAgatgatttttctttgaaaaagacATTAGCTATTAAGGGACAACTCTTTCATGTATGTTGCTGTGCTCATATTACTAATCTGTTGGTGCAAGATGGTATTAGCCAAATTGGAGATATTGTGGATTGTTTTAGGGATGATATAAAGTATATAGTTGCATCGGAGGGTAGGTTGAAGCAATTTGCTGAAATTGCAAAGCAGTTACAATTGTCCTATAAGAAACTGATTTTAGATGTTCCTACTAGGTGGAATAGCACTTATATGATGTTGTCTACTGCATTAGAGTTTAGGGAGGTGTTCCCAAGGTATGAAGATAGGGATCAAAGCTTTCGTTGGGTGCCAAGTGTTGATGATTGGGTTAAAGTTGAGAATGTTTGTCATGTTTTAGAGGTTTTTAATGAGGTGACAAAGATAGTATCAGGGAGTAATTACCCAACTTCTAATTTATTTCTTCCTGAGGTTTGGAGAATAAGAGATGTGTTGGGTAAAAAATCTAAGGATGCCAATGTTTATGTAAGAACAATGGCAGAAAAAatgtatttgaaatttgataaaTACTGGGGGGAATGCAATCTGCTCATGGCTATTGGTGCTGTTTTGGATCCAAGGTTTAAGTTGAAACTTGTACAATTTTGTTTCCCTGAAATTTATGAAGAGCCTGAAGCCACTAGAAATGTTGAAAAGGTACATAGTATCTTAAATGAGTTGTATGGTGAGTATGTTGATGCCCACAACTTATCTGCTGCCCCAAACCATGGGTATCAAAGTAATTCTAATTCTGCTTCATCTTCAAGTGATGGTTCATCTAGTGGTGTTCAAAGAAGCACTAAAAGTGGAATGGCTATGTTTAACTCTTTTGTAAGAAGTGTTGATACCTTTCAACCTGTGAAGTCGGATCTGGAAATATATTTGGAAGAAGATGTTTATATCTGTGATGAGGGTGCTGATTTGAAGTTTGATGCTTTGGAGTGGTGGAAATCTCATCAACTTAAGTACCACATTTTATCTAAGATGGCACGGGACATCCTTTCAATTCCTATCACTACAGTGAGTTCTGAATCAACATTTAGTGCTGGTGGAAGGGTCATTGATCCCTATCGTGCATCTTTATCTactaaaactgttgagattctGCTGTGTGGAGCTGATTGGGTTCGAGCACTACATGGACTTAGTAAATCTTCTAAt ttggATGAACCTTCTTTGGTGGAGATTGACTTGCCTTAG